A part of Maridesulfovibrio hydrothermalis AM13 = DSM 14728 genomic DNA contains:
- a CDS encoding TusE/DsrC/DsvC family sulfur relay protein, protein MALVEFMGKSFDVDEDGFLLKFEEWCPEWVDFCKEGEGIKELNEEHQKVIDFLQDYYKKNGIAPMVRILSKVTGFKLKHIYELFPSGPGKGACKMAGLPKPTGCV, encoded by the coding sequence ATGGCTCTCGTAGAATTCATGGGCAAAAGCTTTGACGTTGATGAAGATGGTTTCCTCCTTAAGTTTGAAGAATGGTGCCCTGAGTGGGTTGACTTCTGTAAAGAAGGCGAAGGCATTAAAGAACTTAACGAAGAGCACCAGAAAGTAATCGACTTTCTGCAGGACTACTACAAAAAGAATGGTATCGCTCCTATGGTTCGTATCCTTTCTAAAGTAACTGGTTTCAAACTGAAGCACATCTACGAACTGTTTCCTTCCGGTCCCGGTAAAGGAGCTTGTAAGATGGCTGGTCTGCCTAAGCCTACTGGTTGCGTATAG
- a CDS encoding YcaO-like family protein: MLKLKTCPKAYSKDQDKAVSPEQTVAKVKALLDEKCNGVLKCTRKIDTGRLGIPVFISECGDVARDIMPTRKQMGKGASVAQAEASALMELVERFSFFSFWNTPENFTLATYSEAEQLWPGKVISIEKILQSVGEEMEPDKARVILDLVRWHFHPALNVHTGEAEYIPLDWFKILNEFNGSSAGNTPEESVLQGGCELVERHVCAVIDRDRPEVPVIDPASCEDEVLSELCKCFDDNGIKYIINDFSFGMPLPTVAVTAWDPSTFPGMSEIVFTAGTSASPCKAAIRAFTEVAQLAGDFETGRVYEASGLPKFTEIEQTGWLGAGGCVKLDNLPSVEHNDIYEELKLFASRLEEQGYTLYSVDTTHPELGVPANYNFVPGFHFRERTPHASLGLFVGRILSEKVALDIAGDGLDVISDIYGEPYFIPFFEGMLALRAGDTSRAVDMFAVATELQPADEEKALSAFYTAYAMSLEERWSEAIPYLDRAIEFDDEAKEFFNLRGVAKFKNGEYALAAVDFKSALALDSGSASDLANLGLCHKFMGENDDAIEYLSTALELDPSLEFARNHLEELLGK; this comes from the coding sequence ATGCTTAAGCTTAAAACATGTCCCAAAGCGTATTCCAAGGATCAGGACAAAGCTGTATCCCCTGAGCAGACTGTTGCAAAAGTTAAGGCGCTGCTTGATGAAAAGTGTAACGGTGTTCTGAAATGCACCAGAAAAATTGATACCGGCCGTTTGGGGATTCCCGTATTTATCAGTGAATGCGGAGATGTTGCCCGAGACATTATGCCGACTCGCAAGCAGATGGGCAAAGGTGCTTCCGTTGCTCAGGCTGAAGCTTCTGCACTTATGGAGCTTGTTGAAAGGTTCAGTTTTTTCAGTTTCTGGAACACTCCTGAAAATTTCACCCTTGCTACTTACAGTGAAGCAGAACAGCTCTGGCCCGGAAAGGTTATCTCTATTGAAAAAATTCTGCAATCCGTGGGTGAAGAGATGGAGCCTGATAAGGCTCGGGTTATTCTTGACCTTGTACGCTGGCATTTTCATCCGGCCTTGAATGTTCATACCGGAGAGGCGGAGTATATTCCGCTGGACTGGTTTAAGATCCTTAATGAATTCAACGGCTCCTCTGCGGGAAATACTCCGGAAGAGTCTGTTTTGCAGGGCGGCTGTGAGCTTGTGGAAAGACATGTCTGTGCTGTAATTGACCGTGATCGCCCTGAGGTTCCGGTTATTGATCCTGCTTCATGTGAAGATGAAGTGCTTTCTGAACTTTGCAAATGTTTTGACGATAACGGGATCAAATACATAATTAATGACTTCTCCTTCGGGATGCCTCTGCCTACCGTTGCTGTTACCGCATGGGATCCGTCTACTTTTCCAGGTATGAGTGAAATAGTTTTCACGGCCGGTACTTCTGCCTCTCCGTGTAAAGCGGCCATCAGGGCCTTTACCGAAGTGGCGCAGCTTGCCGGTGATTTTGAAACAGGCCGTGTCTATGAGGCGTCCGGACTTCCGAAATTCACTGAGATTGAGCAGACTGGCTGGCTTGGGGCTGGCGGCTGTGTAAAGCTTGATAATCTGCCTTCAGTGGAGCACAATGATATTTATGAAGAGCTTAAGCTCTTTGCGTCCAGACTTGAGGAGCAGGGGTATACTCTGTATTCCGTAGATACTACGCATCCGGAACTAGGCGTTCCTGCCAACTATAATTTTGTACCCGGTTTTCATTTCAGAGAGCGTACCCCGCACGCAAGTCTGGGGCTTTTTGTCGGCCGTATTCTTTCGGAGAAAGTAGCTCTTGATATTGCCGGAGATGGGCTTGACGTAATTTCAGATATTTACGGTGAACCTTATTTTATTCCTTTTTTTGAAGGCATGCTAGCTCTGCGCGCCGGTGATACTTCCCGCGCGGTTGATATGTTCGCCGTTGCCACCGAGTTGCAGCCTGCCGATGAGGAGAAGGCTTTATCTGCCTTTTATACAGCTTATGCCATGTCCCTTGAAGAAAGGTGGTCTGAAGCTATTCCTTATCTCGACCGGGCCATAGAGTTTGATGATGAGGCTAAGGAATTCTTTAATCTGCGCGGCGTGGCAAAATTCAAAAATGGTGAATATGCTCTTGCAGCTGTAGATTTCAAGAGTGCGCTTGCGCTTGACAGCGGCTCTGCCTCCGACCTTGCCAATCTTGGACTTTGCCATAAATTTATGGGCGAAAATGATGACGCGATTGAATACCTTAGCACAGCTTTGGAGCTAGACCCGTCTCTTGAATTTGCCCGTAATCATCTGGAAGAGTTGCTTGGTAAATAA
- a CDS encoding DUF1385 domain-containing protein, with translation MKSSLLMSAAKTVGGQAVIEGVMMRAKNNLAIAVRRPDGEITVELRPWFSMTPQFMKKPFLRGFPIFMETMVNGVKALNYSATQALDEEEDGELTSFHLILTMVIALGAALGLFVVLPHFFSVAMKWWGVSGGVDSLSFHVWDGFFKMVMFLGYIISISFVPDIKRVFQYHGAEHKVIWAYETDGKMTACKIKEHSRLHPRCGTAFLLFVLVVSIVLFTVLVPMIVAIWAPESFILKHLYIVGVKLLLMAPVSCVAYEMIKASGKYESSPLCKAMCLPGLGMQLLTTREPDEDQIEVALAALNKAVAADSDEGE, from the coding sequence TTGAAATCATCTCTTCTTATGTCAGCCGCTAAAACAGTAGGCGGGCAGGCCGTTATTGAAGGCGTTATGATGCGTGCAAAGAATAATCTTGCCATTGCCGTACGCCGCCCCGATGGTGAAATTACCGTCGAACTTCGTCCCTGGTTCTCCATGACTCCGCAGTTTATGAAAAAGCCTTTTTTGCGCGGTTTTCCTATTTTTATGGAGACAATGGTTAACGGAGTTAAAGCTCTTAACTATTCTGCAACACAGGCTCTTGATGAAGAGGAAGATGGCGAACTCACCAGCTTTCATCTTATTTTGACCATGGTTATCGCTCTTGGCGCTGCCCTTGGTCTTTTTGTGGTTTTGCCGCATTTCTTTTCTGTTGCTATGAAATGGTGGGGTGTCTCCGGTGGCGTAGACAGCCTTAGTTTTCATGTATGGGACGGCTTTTTCAAAATGGTCATGTTTCTGGGATATATTATTTCTATCTCTTTTGTGCCGGATATCAAGCGGGTTTTCCAGTATCATGGAGCCGAGCATAAAGTTATCTGGGCATATGAAACTGACGGCAAAATGACTGCGTGTAAAATCAAAGAGCACAGCAGACTTCATCCCAGATGCGGAACAGCTTTTCTGCTTTTCGTACTGGTGGTAAGTATTGTTCTTTTTACCGTACTGGTTCCTATGATCGTTGCGATCTGGGCGCCTGAAAGTTTTATTTTGAAGCATTTATATATAGTCGGGGTCAAATTGCTGCTGATGGCTCCTGTCAGTTGCGTGGCCTATGAGATGATCAAGGCTTCCGGTAAATATGAAAGCAGCCCGTTATGCAAGGCCATGTGTCTGCCCGGACTGGGAATGCAGCTTTTAACCACCCGTGAACCTGATGAAGATCAAATCGAAGTTGCTTTGGCCGCTCTGAATAAAGCGGTTGCAGCTGATTCAGATGAAGGAGAATAG
- the prmC gene encoding peptide chain release factor N(5)-glutamine methyltransferase, translating to MSNLTLKDILSSAASVLSEAGVDSPAFSAQLLAEKVFGLDRLRLIMDMNKTMDSNLVLEFDELVARRATGEPAAYILGEKEFFGLEFRVGPGVLIPRPETEEIVEKVQQLFCESDEFLFADFGTGSGVLAVTVAKLFPGSRGVALDLSPAALKIAQDNARIHGVDDRILFVCADFKEPLFGDDVLDLVLANPPYLCESELDEISFEVAGFEPVSALVSGAAGDEDIRGCAPHIATALKSGATMFMEIGYLQGSAALQIFESCTSFSGQVDIQADISGHDRFVVAQKK from the coding sequence ATGTCTAATCTCACTTTAAAAGATATATTATCCAGTGCAGCATCTGTTCTCTCAGAAGCAGGTGTCGACTCTCCTGCATTTTCAGCTCAGTTGTTGGCGGAAAAGGTTTTCGGCCTTGATAGATTGCGGCTTATTATGGATATGAACAAGACGATGGACTCGAATCTTGTGCTGGAATTTGATGAGTTGGTTGCCCGTCGTGCTACGGGAGAGCCTGCGGCCTATATTCTGGGGGAGAAGGAGTTTTTCGGTCTGGAATTCAGGGTGGGGCCTGGAGTTCTGATTCCGCGTCCTGAGACTGAAGAGATAGTTGAGAAGGTTCAACAGTTGTTTTGTGAATCTGATGAATTTTTGTTTGCCGATTTTGGAACAGGATCGGGGGTTTTGGCTGTTACAGTTGCAAAATTATTTCCCGGCTCGCGCGGCGTGGCACTTGATTTAAGTCCGGCCGCGCTTAAGATCGCGCAGGATAATGCACGCATTCATGGTGTGGATGATCGTATTTTGTTTGTATGTGCTGATTTCAAAGAGCCGCTGTTTGGTGACGATGTTCTTGACCTTGTTCTGGCTAATCCGCCTTACTTATGTGAATCAGAACTTGATGAGATAAGTTTCGAGGTTGCCGGGTTTGAGCCAGTTTCTGCTCTGGTGAGCGGAGCCGCAGGAGATGAAGATATACGTGGCTGTGCACCTCATATTGCAACTGCATTAAAGAGCGGGGCGACGATGTTTATGGAGATTGGTTATCTACAGGGATCTGCTGCGTTACAGATCTTTGAATCTTGTACATCTTTTTCAGGACAGGTCGATATTCAGGCCGATATTTCCGGGCACGATAGGTTCGTTGTTGCCCAAAAGAAATGA
- the lpxC gene encoding UDP-3-O-acyl-N-acetylglucosamine deacetylase, whose translation MLQTTIHNTVRCKGIGLHSGKQVEIVLRPAGVDTGILFSLHTGSGSSFITPNPDLVVASGLATTLGNGQDSVSTVEHLLAAVRGMGIDNIHIEVRGNELPIMDGSAGPFVYLLRQAGVQELSKAREVMAITKSINFEQDGKYIRAYPHDGFAVDYTIDFEHPQIGKQTLSLEITPEIFTDELAKARTFGFLKEVEYLHANGLALGGSLDNAVVLDDYGILNDGGLRFADEFVRHKILDFVGDMAVIGKPLQGRFEVYASGHALNNSFLRYLYANAEDYLEERSLAPLAGKVAEKGFSPVAPEAAPASV comes from the coding sequence ATGCTACAAACAACTATCCATAATACAGTGAGATGCAAAGGTATCGGGCTTCACAGCGGTAAGCAGGTGGAAATCGTATTGCGTCCGGCTGGTGTAGATACGGGTATTCTTTTTTCACTTCATACCGGATCCGGGAGTTCTTTTATAACTCCTAACCCTGATCTGGTTGTAGCTAGCGGACTTGCTACCACTCTCGGCAACGGACAGGATTCTGTTTCCACTGTCGAGCATCTTCTTGCTGCTGTTCGCGGCATGGGCATCGACAATATACATATAGAGGTAAGAGGAAATGAACTTCCTATAATGGATGGTAGTGCAGGTCCTTTCGTATATCTGCTTCGTCAGGCCGGGGTACAGGAGCTTTCCAAGGCTCGTGAAGTTATGGCTATTACCAAGTCTATAAACTTTGAGCAGGACGGGAAATATATCAGAGCCTATCCTCATGATGGTTTTGCTGTAGATTACACTATTGATTTTGAACATCCTCAGATTGGTAAGCAAACTCTCTCTCTTGAAATTACCCCTGAGATTTTTACTGATGAGCTGGCCAAGGCCAGAACATTCGGCTTCCTTAAAGAAGTAGAATACCTGCATGCTAACGGGCTTGCTCTTGGCGGGTCACTTGATAATGCAGTTGTTCTTGATGATTACGGCATCCTGAATGACGGCGGATTGCGTTTTGCTGATGAATTTGTCAGGCACAAAATTCTGGATTTTGTCGGTGATATGGCCGTTATTGGTAAACCGCTTCAAGGGCGTTTTGAAGTATACGCTTCTGGGCATGCCCTTAATAATTCTTTCCTTAGATACCTTTATGCCAATGCAGAGGATTATCTCGAAGAGCGGTCTCTTGCTCCTCTGGCTGGCAAGGTTGCAGAAAAGGGATTTTCTCCGGTTGCGCCGGAAGCTGCTCCTGCTTCAGTATAA
- the rpmE gene encoding 50S ribosomal protein L31, which yields MKKDIHPKLHNATVRCHCGYESNLVSTLGEEVSTEICSNCHPFYTGKQRFVDTAGRIDRFKKKFGSFDAASKVKGN from the coding sequence ATGAAAAAAGATATCCATCCTAAACTTCACAATGCGACAGTTCGCTGTCACTGCGGTTATGAGTCAAATCTGGTCTCTACACTGGGTGAAGAAGTAAGTACTGAAATTTGTTCCAATTGCCATCCTTTCTACACTGGCAAGCAGCGTTTTGTTGATACCGCCGGTCGTATTGACCGCTTCAAGAAGAAGTTCGGTAGCTTCGACGCAGCCAGCAAAGTTAAGGGCAACTAG
- a CDS encoding methyl-accepting chemotaxis protein, which translates to MFRSISTRISYIVAIVVIASTLVTLLFTGSTLEKDMTHAQGRTARNTIRMGLLYLQEGKQAIERYREHAYKDRRQAIKDVMDVFISQIDSLYGLYRSGKLTEQDAKEAAYKLARETRFFNNDYFFIYTDKMFNLAHPDRSLEGRDLSKGVDKRGYAYGPDMIRKATREGGGYVKIWWTRLGDTVPIPKILYVKGYPKWGWIIGTGAYADDIEAAVDKQRQSLVMDMRKGFSQIRLAETGRLFIFDNEKNVLVPPVGAGPDFAQTINLDTGKTVIHDLKEVGKLGEWRLDYKVRRRDGSEVQRQSFVRYFAPMGWYVASTVPMEEIYAPVDALIMKQGAISFIILLLTIGVIYYAVRRICLPIRSVSKAAFHVSRGDLRQAKKVFSMATDKGHLKQVVDSFDTEGEKKFDEVDYLVVSIHTMLQTLNSLVSQVQKSGDQVTRSALKLGTAIGQLEIAVESQATATQELGSTSREISATSQELARTMNESTEVAVSTGKLAAQGVQDLGVMSQTMDAMRDASGGIFSKLSVINSKAANISTVVTSISKISEQINLLSLNAAIEAEKAGEFGQGFSVVAREIRKLADQTAMSTLDIEKIVAEMLSAVSSGVMEMDKFRQQVENGVSNVDALGSGISGVVSQISSLTPQFESVNEGMQNQSEGAAQISKAMFQLTETSIQTKDALTEFKSITEQLSASVSSLEEEVAVFQVEKD; encoded by the coding sequence ATGTTCCGGTCCATCAGTACAAGAATCTCATATATTGTTGCGATTGTAGTTATTGCTTCAACTCTGGTTACGCTGCTTTTTACCGGCAGCACTCTTGAGAAAGACATGACTCACGCACAAGGACGTACTGCCCGCAATACGATTCGTATGGGACTGCTTTATCTGCAGGAGGGGAAGCAGGCGATTGAAAGGTATCGCGAGCATGCCTATAAAGATCGCAGGCAGGCTATTAAAGATGTCATGGACGTGTTTATTTCTCAGATTGATTCACTCTATGGCTTATACCGTTCAGGGAAGTTAACTGAGCAGGATGCGAAAGAGGCTGCTTATAAGCTTGCCCGTGAAACCCGCTTTTTTAATAATGACTATTTTTTTATTTATACGGATAAGATGTTCAATCTGGCCCACCCTGATCGCAGCCTTGAGGGGCGCGACCTTTCCAAGGGGGTAGATAAGAGAGGGTATGCTTATGGTCCTGATATGATCAGGAAGGCTACCCGTGAAGGTGGTGGGTATGTAAAGATCTGGTGGACGAGGCTTGGCGATACGGTCCCCATTCCGAAGATTTTGTATGTGAAAGGTTATCCCAAGTGGGGTTGGATTATCGGGACAGGAGCATATGCCGATGACATTGAAGCCGCTGTCGATAAGCAGAGGCAGAGTCTGGTTATGGATATGCGTAAAGGGTTTTCTCAGATCCGTCTTGCTGAAACTGGCAGGCTTTTCATCTTTGACAATGAAAAAAACGTGCTGGTTCCTCCGGTGGGGGCTGGGCCTGATTTCGCCCAGACTATCAATCTTGATACTGGCAAAACCGTAATTCACGACCTTAAGGAGGTCGGAAAGCTTGGAGAATGGCGGCTTGATTACAAAGTACGCCGCCGCGACGGGTCGGAAGTGCAAAGGCAGTCATTTGTACGTTATTTTGCTCCAATGGGTTGGTATGTAGCTTCCACCGTTCCTATGGAGGAGATCTATGCCCCGGTTGATGCATTGATAATGAAGCAGGGGGCGATCAGTTTCATTATTCTGCTGCTTACCATTGGTGTTATTTATTATGCTGTAAGGCGCATTTGTCTGCCCATTCGCAGTGTGTCAAAGGCGGCATTTCATGTTTCACGCGGAGATTTGCGGCAGGCTAAGAAAGTTTTTTCAATGGCAACGGATAAAGGGCATTTGAAGCAGGTTGTGGATTCCTTTGATACTGAAGGTGAAAAGAAATTTGATGAAGTTGACTATCTGGTAGTATCTATTCACACGATGCTTCAAACCTTGAATTCACTGGTCAGTCAGGTTCAAAAGTCCGGTGATCAGGTTACTCGATCGGCGTTGAAACTTGGTACGGCAATAGGGCAGCTCGAAATTGCTGTGGAAAGTCAGGCTACCGCCACTCAGGAACTCGGCAGCACTTCTCGCGAAATTTCAGCTACATCTCAAGAGCTGGCCCGCACCATGAATGAGTCGACCGAGGTTGCAGTCTCAACTGGGAAACTGGCAGCTCAGGGGGTGCAGGATCTTGGTGTGATGAGCCAGACTATGGATGCCATGCGTGATGCTTCGGGAGGAATTTTCTCCAAACTTTCCGTGATAAATTCCAAAGCTGCAAATATAAGCACTGTTGTTACATCCATTTCTAAAATATCTGAGCAGATCAATCTGCTCTCGCTGAATGCTGCTATTGAGGCTGAAAAGGCCGGCGAGTTTGGTCAGGGCTTTTCTGTTGTAGCTCGTGAAATTCGAAAACTTGCGGATCAGACTGCAATGTCCACCCTTGATATTGAGAAGATCGTCGCTGAGATGCTTTCAGCTGTTTCTTCCGGGGTCATGGAGATGGATAAGTTCCGGCAGCAGGTTGAGAACGGGGTCAGCAATGTTGACGCTCTCGGCAGCGGAATATCCGGCGTGGTAAGTCAAATCAGTTCTCTTACCCCGCAATTTGAGTCTGTTAATGAAGGGATGCAGAATCAGAGTGAAGGTGCGGCCCAGATCAGCAAAGCCATGTTTCAGCTTACCGAAACTTCAATCCAGACAAAGGATGCTTTGACTGAATTTAAGTCTATTACTGAACAACTCTCAGCTTCGGTATCAAGCCTTGAAGAAGAAGTAGCAGTTTTTCAGGTGGAAAAAGATTAA
- a CDS encoding class I SAM-dependent methyltransferase: MSNIALKSDATFDELLAAARNKFGAIKFEEVKVGDNVLELAQVADMPAYLDRLVDKARGGKKVDLPLWAKIWPSCLVLGFYVLKFKAVEDASFLEVGTDGGLCGMLAAGRGFNVTLADTDDDALLFARLNVMRNNLEDKIKVCKISFSETDLSEKFNYILGCEILHRDDVAESLPVFLGKHLAGGKQSEVLLAMDKKRSGRKFFDGTKENYRLMKQEVPFVGNNGEGQSIVSLIRMGAK; encoded by the coding sequence TTGAGTAATATAGCCTTGAAATCTGATGCCACGTTTGATGAACTTCTCGCGGCGGCGCGTAATAAATTCGGCGCAATTAAATTTGAAGAAGTAAAAGTCGGCGATAATGTGCTTGAGCTTGCACAGGTTGCCGATATGCCTGCTTACCTTGATCGTCTTGTTGATAAAGCCAGAGGCGGAAAAAAGGTTGATCTTCCTCTCTGGGCTAAAATATGGCCTTCCTGCCTTGTTCTCGGGTTTTACGTATTGAAATTCAAGGCTGTCGAGGATGCTTCATTTCTTGAGGTTGGGACTGATGGCGGTCTGTGCGGGATGCTTGCAGCTGGCAGAGGTTTCAATGTCACTCTGGCTGATACTGATGATGATGCTCTTCTTTTTGCACGGCTTAATGTCATGCGGAACAATCTTGAAGATAAAATCAAGGTTTGCAAAATTAGTTTTTCAGAGACTGACCTTTCGGAAAAGTTCAATTATATTCTGGGCTGTGAAATACTTCACCGTGACGATGTTGCTGAGTCCCTTCCGGTGTTTCTTGGTAAGCACCTTGCCGGAGGGAAGCAGTCCGAAGTGCTTTTGGCAATGGACAAGAAACGCAGCGGAAGAAAGTTTTTTGACGGGACCAAGGAAAATTATCGCCTGATGAAGCAGGAAGTGCCTTTTGTCGGAAATAACGGAGAAGGCCAGAGCATTGTTTCACTCATCAGGATGGGGGCTAAGTAA
- the dksA gene encoding RNA polymerase-binding protein DksA, with protein sequence MDQKELEYFREALNKMLNDILQKGKETIEDMTESGETYADPADRATAESDRAFTLRLRDRERKLIKKIQKAIKRLEDGDFGICHACGDDISIARLKARPVTTLCIACKNSQEEEEQNRGD encoded by the coding sequence ATGGATCAAAAAGAACTCGAATATTTCCGTGAAGCTCTGAACAAAATGCTTAACGACATTTTACAAAAGGGTAAGGAAACAATTGAAGACATGACTGAATCAGGTGAAACTTACGCCGACCCGGCTGACCGTGCCACAGCAGAATCTGACCGTGCGTTTACCTTAAGGCTCCGTGACAGGGAGCGTAAGCTTATTAAAAAGATTCAAAAGGCTATTAAACGCCTTGAAGACGGTGATTTTGGTATCTGCCACGCTTGCGGGGATGACATTTCCATTGCACGGCTTAAAGCACGCCCGGTTACGACTCTCTGTATCGCTTGCAAAAACTCGCAGGAAGAAGAGGAGCAAAACCGAGGAGATTAA
- the prfA gene encoding peptide chain release factor 1: protein MFAKLEEIERSFMDLEQELADPEVYNNQERYKKVTIAHSELGEVVNAFREYKQLASDLEDNKEMAKDSDPEIREMAEMEIAEIKERLPRLEDELKFLLLPKDPMDGKNIILEIRAGTGGEEAALFGADLFRMYSRYAEQNGWKVEVLSSNPTGTGGFKEIIAAVSGSRIYSRMKYESGTHRVQRVPATETQGRIHTSAATVAIMPEAEEIDVQVRNEDLRVDVFRASGPGGQSVNTTDSAIRITHIPTGLVVICQDEKSQHKNKAKAMKVLCSRLLQQEQDKQHEEMAEQRRAQVGSGDRSERIRTYNFPQGRVTDHRINLTLYKLDSVIEGDMGELVDALVSHYQSEALKKQAED from the coding sequence ATGTTTGCCAAGCTTGAAGAAATTGAACGTTCTTTTATGGACCTTGAGCAGGAGCTTGCTGATCCTGAAGTATACAATAATCAGGAACGATATAAAAAAGTAACTATAGCTCACTCTGAACTGGGTGAAGTTGTTAATGCCTTCAGAGAATACAAGCAGCTCGCATCCGACCTTGAAGATAATAAGGAAATGGCTAAAGATTCTGATCCTGAGATTCGCGAGATGGCCGAAATGGAAATCGCGGAAATCAAGGAACGCCTGCCCCGGCTTGAAGATGAGCTAAAATTTCTGCTGCTGCCCAAAGATCCTATGGACGGCAAAAATATCATCCTCGAAATCAGAGCCGGTACCGGCGGTGAAGAGGCTGCTCTTTTTGGTGCAGACCTTTTTCGTATGTATTCCCGTTACGCTGAGCAAAATGGCTGGAAAGTCGAAGTACTGAGTTCCAACCCCACTGGAACAGGCGGGTTCAAGGAAATCATTGCTGCGGTAAGCGGCAGTAGAATTTATTCAAGAATGAAGTACGAATCCGGTACTCATCGCGTTCAACGCGTTCCTGCCACCGAGACTCAGGGGCGTATCCACACTTCTGCTGCAACAGTTGCAATTATGCCTGAGGCTGAGGAAATCGATGTGCAGGTGCGCAACGAAGATCTTCGTGTAGACGTGTTCCGCGCATCCGGTCCCGGAGGTCAGTCTGTTAATACAACTGACTCAGCCATCCGCATCACTCATATTCCTACTGGTCTGGTCGTTATTTGTCAGGATGAAAAATCCCAGCACAAAAACAAAGCCAAGGCTATGAAGGTTCTCTGTTCGCGTCTTCTCCAGCAGGAGCAGGACAAACAGCATGAGGAAATGGCTGAACAGCGTCGTGCGCAAGTCGGGTCCGGTGATCGTTCAGAACGTATTCGCACTTACAACTTTCCTCAGGGCAGAGTTACAGATCACAGGATTAATCTGACTCTTTATAAGCTCGATTCTGTAATCGAAGGTGATATGGGTGAGCTTGTGGATGCTCTTGTCAGTCATTACCAGTCCGAAGCTTTAAAAAAACAAGCTGAAGACTAA